CCACGCCCGGGCCCAATGTGTATTTCTTGCCATCGGCAACTGTTTCGATCTCCCCGTCACCTTCCACGCACCACACTGCTTCCAGGTGGTTCTGATAGTGAATATGGGTTTCCGTACCGGGAAATATCACAGTTTCATGAAAGGAAAACCCCATGCCATCCTTGGCCAGCAACACACGACGGCTGAGCCAGGTGTCGGTTTTAACTTCGAGATCAGTACCAATAACATCTTTCACATTTCTAACTATCATGTTTCTTACGCTCCGAATTTGAGAACTTTGGATTTCTTGCCTTCCTGCTTTAGCACTTCTGCAACGCTGCGTTCAATCAGCTCCAGGCCCTGCGTCAAATACGCGTCCTCGATGGTTAGCGCCGGCAAGATTTTCAGGACCTCGTCCTGGGCGCCCGAGGTTTCAATAACCAGCCCGTGTGCAAAAGCCTGCTGGGCAATTTTATTTGCCAGCTCTGGCCTGTCATCGCAGACCAGCCCCTGGATCAGACCCCGGCCACGCACGCTGAAGCCAGCCTCGGGAAAGCTGTGTACGATGTTCTCAAGCCAGTCGCGCACGATGCTTTCCTTGCGACGCGTCTCGTTCTGGAAGC
Above is a window of Advenella kashmirensis WT001 DNA encoding:
- a CDS encoding ectoine synthase; translated protein: MIVRNVKDVIGTDLEVKTDTWLSRRVLLAKDGMGFSFHETVIFPGTETHIHYQNHLEAVWCVEGDGEIETVADGKKYTLGPGVVYALNENDEHWLRGGKEPLRVICVFNPPVTGLEVHDEDGVYPAMTEETA